One genomic region from Halobacteria archaeon AArc-dxtr1 encodes:
- a CDS encoding chorismate mutase produces the protein MTPDTNDSTGSERRTPEEMDLDELRDEIRSIDREIVELIAQRTYVADTIAAVKDEKDLPTTDEQQEQQVMDRAGTNAEQFDVDANLVKAIFRLLIELNKVEQRENR, from the coding sequence ATGACACCAGATACCAACGATTCGACCGGTAGCGAGCGGCGAACGCCCGAGGAGATGGATCTCGACGAGTTACGCGATGAGATCCGCTCGATCGATCGGGAGATCGTCGAACTGATCGCCCAGCGAACCTACGTCGCTGACACGATCGCCGCGGTCAAAGACGAGAAGGATCTGCCGACGACCGACGAGCAACAGGAACAGCAGGTGATGGATCGCGCCGGTACCAACGCCGAGCAGTTCGACGTCGACGCGAATCTGGTGAAAGCGATCTTCCGGCTGCTGATCGAACTGAACAAGGTCGAGCAAAGGGAAAATAGATAA
- a CDS encoding type II toxin-antitoxin system PemK/MazF family toxin: MSEDTEVRRGDVVIVRLDPAEGHEMKKTRPAVVVQNDVGNKNASTTIVAPATGTYRGYPFEVLVKAAESPFEKDSSIRLDQIRVVSMEKRIHSVVGGLDTETMETVDEALKLSLGLD, translated from the coding sequence ATGAGCGAGGATACGGAGGTTCGTCGCGGTGACGTCGTTATCGTTCGCCTTGATCCAGCAGAAGGGCACGAGATGAAAAAGACCCGTCCTGCAGTAGTCGTTCAGAACGATGTCGGGAATAAAAACGCCAGTACGACTATCGTTGCCCCTGCGACTGGGACGTATCGAGGCTATCCGTTCGAGGTTCTTGTCAAAGCAGCAGAGTCGCCCTTCGAGAAAGATTCCTCGATCCGTCTCGACCAGATTCGTGTCGTCTCCATGGAAAAGCGGATTCACTCGGTGGTTGGAGGTCTCGACACGGAAACGATGGAGACAGTGGACGAAGCATTAAAACTGAGCCTCGGACTGGACTGA
- a CDS encoding type II toxin-antitoxin system VapC family toxin has translation MIQDTSFIIDLLRGDENAKRLLDIVEKEARPQKVSSVTVLELYEGVARSQTPETKRERILEILETKHVVSADHTVMRKAGKLSGELIDDGERIEREDCVIAATALLNDDPVITRNTKHFGRIDSLDVRSY, from the coding sequence ATGATTCAGGACACATCATTCATTATCGACCTATTACGTGGTGACGAAAACGCAAAACGACTTCTCGATATCGTCGAAAAAGAAGCACGGCCGCAAAAAGTGTCCTCCGTGACGGTTTTGGAACTCTACGAAGGCGTTGCTCGGTCTCAAACGCCGGAGACGAAGCGAGAGCGAATTCTCGAGATACTGGAAACGAAACACGTCGTGAGTGCCGACCACACCGTGATGCGAAAAGCCGGAAAACTCTCGGGTGAGCTAATCGATGACGGCGAACGGATTGAGCGAGAGGACTGTGTTATCGCTGCGACGGCGCTTCTCAACGATGACCCGGTTATCACTAGAAACACCAAGCACTTTGGGCGTATCGACAGCCTCGACGTACGGTCTTATTGA
- a CDS encoding antitoxin VapB family protein: MATKTISLDEEAYERLRARKKEGESFSETVKRLAGERSWNEVTGILSEDEAADLETAIEEGRTKSRERSDRLTAELDEAVIDETSE; the protein is encoded by the coding sequence ATGGCGACAAAAACGATTTCACTCGACGAGGAAGCCTACGAGCGGTTGAGGGCCCGAAAGAAAGAGGGGGAAAGCTTCAGTGAAACCGTCAAGCGCCTTGCTGGAGAACGATCGTGGAACGAGGTTACAGGAATTCTCTCCGAGGATGAGGCGGCAGACCTCGAGACCGCTATCGAGGAGGGACGAACGAAATCCAGAGAACGAAGTGACCGTCTTACGGCGGAGTTAGACGAGGCCGTAATCGACGAGACGTCAGAATGA
- a CDS encoding UbiA family prenyltransferase: MDIHRRSVPRGASVLKRALLALVHSNLFISAGATSVAITTMVLLSLPIDPIPLFVVFAVTLFVYSVNRLTDVEEDERNVPGRAAFTRRYGRFWFALGILGYLLAVGVAAVAARPWTPFLALPLLVAVAYSWLRLKRAFLVKNLTVGIAWGAIPLGVGAYYGVLTDPELLFFASYVTVMLTVAAAIFDIKDMVGDLARGIETVPNRYGPAATRRVSQAINLFAAAVVLGAVLAGFLSAPFLALLAFNAYVGAYIPFATSDRGALYYGFVVDGEHLFLAILVVLLNALVW, from the coding sequence GTGGATATCCACCGCCGATCGGTCCCGAGAGGGGCGTCGGTGCTAAAGCGTGCTCTACTGGCTCTCGTCCACAGCAACCTCTTCATCTCGGCCGGCGCCACGAGCGTCGCGATCACGACGATGGTGTTGCTCTCACTGCCGATCGATCCGATTCCGCTGTTCGTCGTCTTCGCGGTCACGCTGTTCGTCTACAGCGTCAACCGGCTCACCGACGTCGAAGAAGACGAGCGAAACGTCCCCGGACGCGCTGCATTCACCAGGCGGTACGGCCGGTTCTGGTTTGCACTCGGGATCCTCGGATACCTTCTCGCAGTCGGGGTCGCAGCCGTCGCCGCGCGCCCCTGGACGCCGTTTTTGGCCCTGCCGCTTCTCGTCGCGGTCGCGTACTCCTGGCTGCGGCTGAAGCGAGCGTTTCTCGTCAAGAACCTCACTGTCGGCATCGCCTGGGGCGCGATCCCCCTCGGCGTGGGTGCCTACTATGGCGTGCTCACCGATCCAGAACTCCTGTTTTTCGCCAGCTACGTCACGGTCATGCTGACGGTCGCAGCCGCTATCTTCGACATCAAGGATATGGTGGGCGATCTGGCCCGGGGAATCGAGACGGTTCCCAACAGGTACGGGCCGGCGGCGACTCGCCGCGTCTCGCAGGCGATCAACCTCTTCGCCGCCGCGGTCGTTCTCGGGGCCGTCCTCGCCGGTTTCCTGTCGGCGCCATTTCTCGCCTTGCTCGCGTTTAACGCCTACGTCGGCGCGTACATTCCCTTCGCGACGTCCGACCGGGGGGCGCTGTACTACGGGTTCGTCGTCGACGGCGAGCACCTCTTTCTGGCAATCCTCGTGGTGTTGCTAAACGCACTCGTTTGGTGA
- the sucC gene encoding ADP-forming succinate--CoA ligase subunit beta: MKLHEYQAKQVFADTGIPTPPSQLADDVDGVLAAANEVGYPVAIKAQVQVGGRGKAGGIELVSNDEEAREAADAILGMDLKGYHVDRVLVEGAVDFTNELYVGITMDRGEGKPVAMVSTKGGVDIEAVAEETPGAIAREHIDPAFGMHPYQARKAVYDAGVDPAIARDVSSVLTTLYQLWESRDASDVEINPLMVTGDDEVVAADAVMNVDEDALFRQPELAEMEAEAASGDALEQKADEYDFDYVRLSGDVGIIGNGAGLVMTTLDLVDYYGGEPANFLDVGGGAKADRIANALDMVFSDDNVDSVVFNIFGGITRGDEVAKGINEALGQFDEIPKPVVVRLAGTNWEEGMEILNEDLVTVEQTLEDAVQRAVAYAEEVNA; the protein is encoded by the coding sequence ATGAAGCTTCACGAGTATCAGGCGAAGCAGGTCTTCGCTGACACGGGGATTCCGACCCCGCCGTCGCAGCTCGCTGACGACGTCGACGGCGTCTTGGCTGCAGCCAACGAGGTCGGATATCCGGTCGCGATCAAGGCGCAGGTACAGGTCGGTGGCCGCGGGAAGGCTGGCGGAATCGAGCTCGTCTCGAACGACGAGGAAGCCCGCGAGGCGGCCGATGCGATCCTCGGGATGGACCTCAAAGGCTACCACGTCGACCGCGTGCTCGTCGAGGGGGCCGTCGACTTTACCAACGAGCTCTACGTCGGGATCACGATGGACCGCGGCGAGGGCAAGCCCGTCGCGATGGTCTCGACGAAAGGCGGTGTCGACATCGAGGCTGTCGCCGAGGAGACGCCCGGCGCGATCGCCCGCGAACACATCGACCCCGCGTTCGGCATGCACCCCTACCAGGCCCGGAAGGCCGTCTACGACGCCGGTGTCGATCCCGCCATCGCGCGAGACGTCTCGAGCGTTCTCACGACGCTCTACCAGCTCTGGGAGAGCCGGGACGCCTCGGACGTCGAGATCAACCCCCTCATGGTCACCGGAGACGACGAGGTCGTCGCCGCAGACGCCGTCATGAACGTCGACGAGGACGCGCTGTTCCGCCAGCCCGAGCTGGCCGAAATGGAAGCCGAGGCCGCAAGCGGCGACGCACTCGAGCAGAAAGCCGACGAGTACGACTTCGACTACGTCCGCCTTTCGGGCGACGTCGGCATCATCGGCAACGGCGCCGGTCTCGTCATGACGACCCTCGACCTCGTCGACTACTACGGCGGCGAGCCCGCGAACTTCTTAGACGTCGGTGGCGGCGCGAAGGCCGACCGCATCGCGAACGCCCTCGACATGGTGTTCTCCGACGACAACGTCGACTCGGTCGTCTTCAACATCTTCGGCGGGATCACCCGCGGCGACGAGGTCGCCAAGGGAATCAACGAGGCACTGGGGCAGTTCGACGAGATTCCCAAGCCGGTCGTCGTCCGACTGGCCGGGACCAACTGGGAAGAAGGGATGGAGATTCTAAACGAAGACCTCGTGACGGTCGAGCAGACCTTGGAGGATGCAGTACAGCGTGCCGTCGCGTACGCTGAGGAGGTGAACGCATGA
- the sucD gene encoding succinate--CoA ligase subunit alpha, with product MSVLVDDETRVVVQGITGGEGKFHAEQMIEYGTNVVAGAVPGKGGQEAAGVPVYDTVDQAVEEEDADTSVIFVPPAFAGDAIFEALDTDLDLAVAITEGIPTQDMARVNKRLSETDTRLIGPNCPGLITPGEAKLGILPGNIFSEGNVGLVSRSGTLTYQVVDNLTNRGIGQTTAIGIGGDPIIGTDFVDALELFENDPDTDAIVMCGEIGGEDEEEAAAFIDAHVDTPVAGFIAGRTAPPGKRMGHAGAIVSGSGTGTAESKINALNDAGVPVGDTPEEVADHVESFLE from the coding sequence ATGAGCGTACTAGTCGACGACGAGACGCGTGTCGTGGTACAGGGAATCACCGGCGGAGAAGGTAAGTTCCACGCCGAACAGATGATCGAGTACGGAACCAACGTCGTCGCCGGCGCGGTCCCCGGGAAGGGCGGCCAGGAAGCCGCTGGTGTCCCGGTCTACGACACCGTCGACCAGGCCGTCGAGGAGGAAGACGCCGACACGTCCGTCATCTTCGTGCCGCCGGCGTTCGCCGGCGACGCAATCTTCGAGGCCCTCGATACGGACCTCGACCTCGCGGTCGCGATCACCGAGGGCATCCCGACTCAGGACATGGCGCGGGTGAACAAGCGTCTCTCGGAGACCGACACGCGACTCATCGGTCCGAACTGTCCCGGCCTCATCACGCCCGGCGAGGCGAAACTCGGCATCCTCCCCGGAAACATCTTTTCGGAGGGGAACGTCGGCCTCGTCTCCCGATCCGGCACCTTGACCTACCAGGTCGTCGACAATCTCACCAACCGCGGCATTGGCCAGACCACCGCGATCGGCATCGGTGGCGACCCAATCATCGGGACGGACTTCGTCGACGCTCTCGAGCTCTTCGAGAACGACCCCGACACCGACGCCATCGTCATGTGCGGTGAGATCGGCGGCGAGGACGAAGAGGAAGCCGCTGCGTTCATCGACGCGCACGTCGACACGCCCGTTGCCGGCTTCATCGCCGGTCGTACGGCGCCCCCAGGAAAGCGGATGGGTCACGCCGGCGCGATCGTCTCCGGCTCCGGTACGGGGACAGCAGAGAGCAAGATCAACGCACTGAACGACGCCGGCGTTCCCGTCGGTGACACGCCCGAAGAAGTCGCCGACCACGTCGAGTCGTTCCTCGAGTAA
- a CDS encoding aminotransferase class I/II-fold pyridoxal phosphate-dependent enzyme, which yields MEDRGFDLGSAALQQPTPDRRRTISPADRVAERGRFAPPADGSLPVLDADESLVFASDNYLGLTADERIQDAACQAATAVGTGAGASRTATGDTLVHHDLEDRLAEITDTERALSFSSRYTATIGTITALDPDVIFTDERNHASIADGCRLADATVVTYAHGDVDALDAALAQQAERAECDESWLIVTETVFGADGSVAPLAAICDAAESYGAWIVVDESHAVGLYAAGGGVVQAETLADRVDVQLGALSNALASQGGYVAGTDTLISHLLSESRPFTAVAGLAPTAAAAASEALHVARHEDLREQLWENVAHMRDGLESLGLTVLGDSQILCVLTGEERDACALADGLRERGIASLPICPPTTPTGASGLRLTPMATHTEGDIRACLEAIQAAGSEIGLY from the coding sequence ATGGAAGACCGCGGGTTCGACCTTGGATCGGCCGCCCTCCAGCAGCCGACACCCGACCGCAGACGCACGATTTCCCCGGCAGACCGGGTTGCCGAGCGGGGACGCTTCGCGCCACCCGCAGACGGCAGTCTCCCGGTTCTGGACGCCGACGAATCACTCGTATTCGCGTCGGACAACTATCTCGGATTGACTGCCGATGAGCGGATTCAGGATGCCGCCTGTCAGGCCGCAACAGCGGTCGGTACCGGTGCCGGAGCCAGCCGAACTGCGACCGGTGACACCCTCGTTCACCACGACCTGGAGGATCGCCTCGCCGAGATCACGGACACCGAACGGGCACTCTCGTTTTCCTCGCGGTACACGGCAACCATCGGGACGATCACGGCCCTCGACCCGGACGTCATCTTCACCGACGAGCGCAATCACGCAAGCATCGCCGACGGCTGTCGCCTCGCAGACGCCACAGTCGTCACCTACGCTCACGGCGACGTGGACGCGCTCGACGCCGCCCTCGCTCAGCAGGCTGAACGCGCCGAGTGCGACGAGTCGTGGCTCATCGTCACGGAGACGGTTTTCGGTGCTGACGGCTCGGTCGCACCGCTTGCAGCGATCTGTGACGCTGCCGAGAGCTACGGCGCCTGGATCGTCGTCGACGAGTCTCACGCGGTCGGACTCTACGCCGCCGGCGGCGGCGTCGTTCAGGCGGAGACGCTCGCAGACCGTGTCGACGTCCAGCTGGGTGCCCTCTCGAACGCGCTGGCCAGCCAGGGCGGATACGTCGCGGGGACCGATACGCTGATTAGCCACCTCCTGTCTGAGTCGCGGCCGTTTACCGCCGTGGCCGGGCTCGCTCCGACCGCAGCCGCTGCGGCCAGCGAAGCGTTACACGTCGCCCGCCACGAGGATCTCCGGGAACAGCTATGGGAGAACGTCGCACACATGCGAGATGGGCTCGAGTCCCTTGGCCTCACCGTACTCGGCGACTCCCAGATCCTGTGTGTGTTGACCGGTGAGGAGCGCGATGCGTGTGCACTCGCAGACGGCCTCCGCGAACGGGGCATCGCTTCGCTGCCAATCTGCCCGCCAACTACCCCCACCGGTGCCAGCGGACTCCGACTCACGCCGATGGCGACCCACACTGAAGGCGATATTCGTGCCTGTCTCGAGGCCATACAGGCCGCCGGCTCGGAGATCGGCCTCTATTGA
- a CDS encoding replication factor C large subunit, whose protein sequence is MSDWTETYRPTTLSEVRGNNKARDKLREWAESWDDHREAVIVHGSPGVGKTSAAHALAADMGWPVMELNASDDRQADVIERVAGEAAKSGTLTGGEAGRRLVILDEADNFHGNADYGGAREVTRVVKSANQPIVLVANEFYDMSQGLRNACETIEFRDVSKRSIVPVLRDICRKEGIEYEDAALEKIAESTSGDLRSAVNDLQAVAETAEMLSVEDVVTSERDTTEGIFDFLDALIKEEGAEGALRASYDVDETPDELLNWIEDNVPKDYAGAELADAYEFLANADRWLGRVRATQNYSYWRYATDNMTAGVAASRREPKGGWTRYGPPSYWSKLGRTRGKRDTRDAIAERIAEREGTSVATARREIVPYLAAMTHHCRNRELTVSMAAAYELDEDDVSFVTGSGATTNKVESIVADAEERRLTTAVDNSGTAFQNATRGGNADLEDSEATDGESGQAMLNGDGAENDDDGIERSTSDEESPTGDAEGTDQDQSGLDEFF, encoded by the coding sequence ATGAGCGATTGGACCGAAACCTACCGGCCGACGACGCTGTCGGAGGTACGCGGCAACAACAAGGCCCGCGACAAACTCCGCGAGTGGGCCGAGTCCTGGGACGACCACCGGGAGGCGGTGATCGTCCACGGTAGCCCTGGTGTCGGAAAAACCTCGGCCGCCCACGCGCTGGCCGCCGACATGGGCTGGCCCGTCATGGAGTTAAACGCCAGCGACGACCGCCAGGCGGACGTGATCGAACGCGTCGCGGGCGAAGCCGCAAAGAGCGGGACGCTGACCGGCGGCGAGGCCGGCCGGCGGCTCGTGATCTTAGACGAGGCGGACAACTTCCACGGAAACGCCGACTACGGCGGGGCCCGCGAGGTCACCCGTGTCGTCAAGTCGGCCAACCAGCCGATCGTCCTCGTCGCCAACGAGTTCTACGACATGAGCCAGGGGCTACGAAACGCCTGCGAGACGATCGAGTTCCGCGACGTCTCGAAGCGATCGATCGTCCCCGTCCTCCGAGACATCTGCCGCAAGGAGGGGATCGAGTACGAGGATGCAGCCTTAGAGAAGATCGCCGAGTCGACCAGTGGGGACCTCCGGTCGGCGGTCAACGACCTCCAAGCGGTCGCCGAGACGGCCGAAATGCTGTCCGTCGAGGACGTCGTCACGAGCGAGCGCGACACCACCGAGGGGATCTTCGACTTCCTCGACGCCTTGATCAAAGAGGAGGGCGCCGAGGGGGCGCTGCGGGCGTCCTACGACGTCGACGAGACGCCCGACGAGCTGCTAAACTGGATCGAGGACAACGTCCCGAAAGACTACGCAGGTGCCGAACTGGCAGACGCCTACGAGTTCCTCGCGAACGCCGACCGGTGGCTCGGCCGCGTTCGGGCCACGCAAAACTACTCTTACTGGCGCTACGCGACGGACAACATGACCGCTGGCGTCGCCGCCTCGCGCCGGGAGCCAAAGGGCGGGTGGACCCGCTACGGCCCGCCGAGCTACTGGTCGAAGCTCGGCCGCACGCGGGGCAAACGCGACACCCGCGACGCGATAGCCGAGCGAATCGCTGAACGCGAGGGGACGAGCGTCGCCACCGCCCGCCGGGAGATCGTGCCGTACCTCGCGGCGATGACCCACCACTGTCGCAACCGCGAGCTGACGGTGTCGATGGCGGCGGCCTACGAGTTAGACGAGGACGACGTGTCGTTCGTCACGGGAAGCGGCGCGACCACGAACAAGGTCGAATCCATCGTCGCGGACGCCGAGGAACGCCGGCTCACGACGGCAGTCGACAATTCGGGCACCGCCTTCCAGAACGCGACGCGTGGCGGAAACGCGGATCTCGAGGATAGTGAGGCGACTGACGGCGAGTCGGGCCAGGCGATGCTCAACGGAGACGGGGCCGAGAACGACGACGATGGAATCGAGCGGAGCACCAGCGACGAGGAATCCCCCACGGGAGATGCAGAGGGGACCGACCAGGATCAGTCGGGACTAGACGAGTTCTTCTGA